The following nucleotide sequence is from Candidatus Neomarinimicrobiota bacterium.
GAAACATATTGGTTCGCTTTCCCTGGAGGCCGCGGTCGCCGACAGTCACCACAATTCAGGAGCATGGCGGGAGCAGACCATACTGAAGTTGGGCATCGGTGTTAGTCTATAATAGTCAGATGGGGCAGTGGATGTTGGGCGCTACCTTACAGATCGGGAAATCGCTTAGATGGCAGTGCCAGAAAGTGCTGAGGCGATCAAGATGGTGCTGGTGAAGTAGCGAAAAGCAGTAACTGGGAACATATAACTGCAAAGCCCTGGTTACCCACCGGGGCTTTCTTGTGTGACCCGGGGGTAATTCCCGCTTTCAGCGGGACTTAAGCCCGCCTCAGGCGGAGCGAATCCCCTGACCAGCGGATTATCCCGAAGGGATCCCTGCAGGAAAAGTCCGCTGGGCGCCGAGGAGAAATTTGCGTAGTGTGCGATATATTACAGCAAGCTTGAGCGCTGTATAGATATCTACTAGCCTGAAATCAATTGCAAATGATAACATCAAAGATGAAATATGGGCGGGCTGTGAAATACAAAAGCATCATCGTAACCAGAAGAGGTGGCCCGGAAGTTCTCGAGATAATAGAGCATGACCTGCGCCGGCCATCAGCCGGGGAGGCACGGATCAGGATTCTCGCCACGGGTGTATGCCAGGATGATATTGCCGCCCGTCTTGGCAACCGGCCTTTTCTGCCTAAGCTACCGTTCGTGCCGGGTTATTCCATCCTTGGAGTCGTGGATGCCATCGGCGAAGGTGTCACCAACGTCGGCGTGGGTGACCGAGCCGCCGCTTTGACGAATTTCGGGGGGTATGCCGAGTATATCTATTGGGAAGCGGGAACGCTGGTTCACGTTCCCACTGCCTTGGACCCGGCCGAAGCTGTAACACTCATCCTGAACTATCTGGTTGCGTACCAGGCGCTGCATCGGTCGGCACAGGTCGAGCCTACCGATAAGATACTCATTATCGGTGCCAGTGGTGGTGTGGGAACCGCCTTTCTGCAGCTGGGCAAGCTGGCTGACCTCACCATATACGGGATAGCCTCGCGCAGCAAACA
It contains:
- a CDS encoding medium chain dehydrogenase/reductase family protein; its protein translation is MKYKSIIVTRRGGPEVLEIIEHDLRRPSAGEARIRILATGVCQDDIAARLGNRPFLPKLPFVPGYSILGVVDAIGEGVTNVGVGDRAAALTNFGGYAEYIYWEAGTLVHVPTALDPAEAVTLILNYLVAYQALHRSAQVEPTDKILIIGASGGVGTAFLQLGKLADLTIYGIASRSKHRALTEYGATPIDYHTQDFVDVLRQAEPNGLDFVFNGMGEEYLKRGLAVLRRGGTLVHYGAPQSISRFLLLLAEFALFSLLPNGKVLKGYGTHRVPHRLLMEDWAILFQLLEEGKIKPIISAKFPILEAARANELLERGQVIGNVVLLAPELL